GTGGAGCACAGCCGGGCCGAGGCCGAGGAGATGCTGTCCGCGCTGCGGCTCATCGACGAGGACGTCCGCCGCTCGCGCGAGGGCCACCCGGAGCTGCCCTATTGGCACCTGTCCGTTCGCGCGGGACTGCTCGGCCTGGAGGCGCACCTGCGTTGGTGCGACGAAGCCCGAGAGACGCTCCAGCGTCTCGCGCTCACGGAGGGTTCGAAAAAGAAGGAGGAGCGGGATGAGCGGTGAAGAAGGCTCGCGGCGCTTGCCGGTGTTCCTGCCATGGCTCGCCCTGGTGGCTGGGGCAGGCATGTCGATGCTCTTGAATTCGCGTGGGTCGCTGCTGCCCGGCTGGTGCATGGGCGCCTTGCTGCTCTTCTTCGTCCGCCAGCAGCGGCCGGGGGTGGGCTTCGCCGGCATCCTCTGCGTGAACACCCTGGCCACGGGCCTGGTGAATCTGGAGGTGTTCCCGGGATCCGTCGCGGACAATTTCGGCATGGCCTTTGGCGGCGCCCTCTTCCTGGCGCTGGTGTTCCTGGCGGACCGGCTCATCGTGGGGCCACGAGCGTCCTTCGCCGGGACGCTCTTCCTGCCGGCGGCGATGACGGGGCTGGAGTACTTCAGCAGCCTGGGCAACCCGTTCGGCACCTGGGGCTCGCTGGCCTACACCCAGGCTGGCGCGCCGGTGCTGGTGCAGCTCGTGTCGGTGACGGGACTGTGGGGCCTGACGTTCGTCCTGGTGTGGTTCGCCTCCGTGGCCAACTGGGCCTTCGAGCACCGGAACGAGGGGCGCCGCGTGCTGCCCGGAGTCGCGGTGTTCGCGGGAGTGCTCGTGGCCATCCTCGCTTTCGGCGCGCTGCGGCTCGCGGGGGCAGGCAGCGTGGGTGAGCGCGTGCGGGTCGCGGGCATCACTGTGGCGGGCGAAGTGGCCGCAGGACGTGAGGCGGGCCTGTCCCGGCTCATCCAAGGAGGGGCCTTCGGTGACGAGGACTGGCGTGCCTTCGCCGAAGCCTCGGGCTCGGTGAACGAGGAGTTGTTGCGTCTGTCGGAGCGCGAGGCCGAGCAAGGCGCGAAGCTCATCCTCTGGTCCGAAGGCAACGCGGTGGTGCTGGCCGGGCAACTGCCGGCCCTGCTCTCGCGGGGGAGCTCCCTGGCGCGCGAGCGGAGCGTGTGGCTCGGCATGGCGGTGGCGAGCTTCGAGCCCTCGGCGGAGCGCATGTTGCGCAACGAGCTCATCCTGGTGGGGCCGGATGGGAGCGTGGCCTGGCGCTACGTGAAGGCCCGGCCGGTCCCAGGTTGGGAAGCGGACCACTCCATTCCGGGGAGCTCGGAAGTACCGGTGCTGCGTGACTCGGGCGTGGGGAACCTGGGGGGAGCCATCTGCTTCGATGGGGACTTCCCGGCGCATTTCGCCGGCCCCACGGAGCGGGGACTCGAGCTGCTCCTGCTGCCCGCGAGCGACTGGCGAGCCATCAGCGCGCTGCACCGGCGGCAGGCGGTGTTCCGCTCGGTGGAGCAGGGATTCAGCATGTTGCGGCAGGCCAACCAGGGCCAGTCGGTGGCGGTGGATGGCTACGGGCGCGTGTATGGCGAACTGGACCACTTCACGATCGAGGAGCGGGTGCTGCGCGCGGAGCTTCCAGTGGGGCGGGTACCCACGCTCTACGCGCACATCGGCGATTCCGTGGGGGCGCTCTCCTGCCTGGTCACGCTGGGGTGGGTGGGCTGGGCCATCGTGGGAGGGCTTGCCCGTCGGTGGCGTTCGGCGCGTCACCAGACCGGTGCAGGCGTCCCTGGTTCTCAGGGACTCAATCCCTAGCGTGCTTCCGCGGCGGACTGGAGCCGCACCGGCTGCTTGCGAATCCCCAGGCTGAGCGGCACCGCCACCAGGGCGATGGCCGTGGCCACCAGGTAGACATCATTGATGCCCTCCACGAACGAGAACATCTCGATGTGGCGGCGCTCCGTCATCCCCTGCCGCACGAGCACCTCCGCCTCCCGGCTGGTGAAGGTGGACAGGAGCGACGTGAAGATGGCGATCGAGAACGCCCCGAACACGTTCCGCAGCCAGTTGCTGATGGAGGAGGCATGGCCGCTCAGCTCGCGTGAGATCTGCTCCATGCCCGCGTTGCTGGCCGGCATCAGGGAGAAGGCAATCCCCACGTTCCGCACCACCATCCACACCAACATATAGGTGTGAGAAACCTCCGGTGTCAGACGGCTCAGCGCATACGTGCCACCCGCGATCATCAGAACGCCAACCGTCATGAGCGTGCGCGGCCCAATCGGGCCGTACAGACGCCCGACCACGGGCATGAGGAGCGCCATCGACAGAGAGGCCGGTAGGAGGATCAACCCCGTCTCCAGCGGCGACACGCCCTGAATCTGCTGCAGGAACAAGGGCACGAGGAACACGCCCGAATACAGGCTGATGGTGATGATGCTCGAGATGATCAGCGTCACCACATAGCGGCCGTTCGCGAGCACCCGCAGGTTGAGCAGCGGAGCGCGCGTCCTCAACTCCCTGACGACGAAGGCGATCAAGCACAGCGTCCCGAGCAGGAACAGGGACACGCTCTTCACATCCATCCACCCCCAGGCTCTCCCCTGGCTCAGGGCGATCAGGATCGACAGGGTACCGATGACGACGGTGAGCAGTCCGGGCAGGTCGAACGCCTTCGGGACCTGCAGGCGGTAGAAGGGGATGGTCCGCACGGCCAGGAACACGGCGGCGAGGCCAAGCGGGACGTTGAAGAAGAACAGCCACCGCCAGTTGCCCAGGGTGATCAACCAGCCCGCGAAGGTCGGCCCGAACGCGGGAGCCAGGCTCGACGCCAGGCTCCAGAGGCTGGCGGCCAGCGCCTGCCGCTCCCGGGGAACGAGCTGGTAGATGAGCGTCATGGTCACGGGCATGATGGCGCCGCAGAACGCGCCCTGCAGGAACCGGAAGGCCACCAGCGAGCGCGCATCCCAGGCCACCCCGCACAGCACCGACGTCAGGATGAAGCCCACCAGGCTGGCCACGTATACCCACTTGAAACTGAAGCGTCCGCCCAGGTAGCCGGTGAGCGGCGCGCTCGTGCCCATCGCGAGCATGAAGCCCGTCAGCGTCCATTGCAGCAGCGAGAGTTCGGCACCGAAGTGCCGCTGCAGCTCGGGAATGGCGATGGTGATCGTGCTGGAGCTCAGCACGGACATGAACGACCCGATGAACAGGGCGAACATGAACGGCCAGAAGCGAGTGGCCCGTGGTTCTTCGGGTGGGTGCATGGGTTGGGACAACGCGGCAACCAAGCTCACCCGAGGACCTACCCCGCCTTTGGCTTCACCGCCTGGACGACGCGCTTCACTGCCGTCACGAGCACCAGGACCAGCGCTCCGGCGACGACTCCCGCGAACGCATCGAACAGCGTCGGAACCAGCGCTCCCAGGACACCTCCGATGCCGGGCACGCCGCCAGCCCCATGCGCAAGCCCCTCGCTGAGGTGGTGGAGGGCCGGGATGCCATGGGTGAGGATGCCGCCGCCGACCATGAACATGGCGGCCGTGCCAGCGATGGAGAGGAACTTCATCAGGTACGGGGCCACCACCAGGAGCGTCCGGCCAAATCCACGCGCGGCCGCGCTCTGCTTCTTGATGAGGTAGTACCCCGCGTCATCGAGTTTGACGATTCCGCCGACCAGGCCATAGACGCCGACCGTCATGATCAGCGCGATGCCCACCAGCACGGCGACTCGCTGCCCGAAGGTCGCGGAGGCCACCGTGCCCAGCGAGATGACGATGATCTCCGCCGAGAGGATGAAGTCGGTGCGGACCGCCCCTTTGATCTTCTCCTTCTCGAAGGCGACGATGTCGACCTGAGGGTTGGCGACGGCCTGAACGAGCTCCTGATGGTGGCTCTCGTCCTCGGCCTTGCTGTGCAGGAACTTGTGGGCCAGCTTCTCGAAGCCCTCGAAGCAGAGGAAGGCACCACCCAGCATCAACAGCGGGACGATCGCCCAGGGCGCCAGGGTGCTGATGGCCAGGGCGGCGGGGACCAGAATCGCCTTGTTGACCAGCGAGCCCTTGGCCACCGCCCAGACGACGGGCAGCTCGCGATCGGCGTCGACGCCCGTCACCTGCTGGGCGTTCAGCGCGAGATCGTCGCCGAGCACACCAGCGGTCTTCTTGGTCGCGACCTTGGTCATCGCCGCGACATCGTCCAGGAGGCTGGCGATGTCGTCGATCAGGGTGAGGAGGTTGCTACCGGCCACGCTGAACTCCCGAAGTCGAAGAGCTGCTCAGGCACGGCTACCTATCATGAGTGGGCGGGCGACGGGTGACCGGATGCGCTCCCCCTCCCCCTCCCCTTCAGAAGGTGCCGGGTTACGGCTGCACGGTGGTGACGAAGGACAACTTCCCGTTCTCCACCTTCAGCACCACCGCCTGCTTCTCCGCATCCCGGTTGGCGTTGATGGTGATCTTCCCCGCCACCCCCGGGAAGTCCTTCGTCGCCGCGATGGCATCCCGCAGCGCCTTGCCCGACAGGTCCGGCGCCCGCTTCATCGCGTCCACCGCCAGCTTCGTCGCGTCGTACGCCAGCGCCGCGGAGCTGTCGGGCGGGACGCCATAAATCTTCTGGTACTTCTCCACGAAGGCCGTGAGCAGCGGGTCCGGGTTGTCCAGCGCGTAGTGGTTGGAATAGTAGCTCCCGTCCAGCGCCGAGCCGCCCAGCTCGAAGAGCTTGTCGGAGTTCCAGCCGTCCCCTCCCAGCAGCGGCACCTTCAGCCCCAGCTCCCGCGCCTGCCGCGCGATCAGCCCCGCGTCCGTGTAGTACCCCGGCACGAACACCGCCTCTGGCTTCGTCTGCTTGATCGCCGTCAGCTGCGCCCGGAAGTCCGTGTCGCCCTTCGAGTAGGTCTCATGGGCGGTCACCTTCCCCCCCTGCTGCTCGAACTCCTGGATGAACACCTTCCCCAGGCCGATCGAGTACGCGCTCTTGTTGTCCGTCAGCACCGCCACCTGGCTCAGCTTCAGGTGCTCCCGTGAGAACTTCGCCATCACCCGACCCTGAAATGGATCGATGAAGCAGACCCGGAAGATGTAGTCCCCCTTCTGTGTCACCTCGGGCGCCGTCGAGGTGTACGCGATCTGGGGCACTCCGGCCGCCTGCGCCTTCTCCGCCATGGCCATCGACACCGAGGAGGCCGACTCGCCGATGATGACCGCCACCTGGTCCTGAGCGATGAGCCGCGTGACGGCCTGGGCCGCCTCCTCGGGCCTGCCCTGGCTGTCATACATCCGCACCACCAGCTTCTTGCCCTTCACCCCACCGGCCTCGTTCGCCTCGTTGATCGCCAGCTCGATGCCGTTGCGCGCCGAGATGCCGAAGCTCGCCTCGCTGCCCGTGAGGCTGCCCACGGCACCGACCCGGATGCTCTCCGCGTCGTCAGGACGGCTCGCCTTGGCCTCGACAGGTGGGGAGCCCGTCACCGGTGTGGATGCAGCCTCGGGCTTCTTCTCGCAGGCCACCACGGCCAGGGCGAGCGCAGCGAAGAGCATCGAGAAAGAGCGGTGCATGGACAGGCTTCCTCCTCCCCCGTCATCAGCGACAGAGGGGAGCTGTCGCAGCGGGGGGGAGCGTCACCATAGGACAGAAACCGCTCCAGGAGTCCCACGGAGGGCAGTGCCCGCGGAGGGCGCGGGGGGCTATCTGCGGCCTGACTTCTTGGAAGGCGTCGGCGCGGGCCTTTCCGCGGCCAGCTTCAGCTCGTCCCGCTCCCGCGTGACTTCCGTCAGGCTGTCCTCCAGGTCTCCCATCTTCGACCTCAGGTTCTTGTTCTCCGCGCGCAGCACTCGCACCTCGGACTGAAGTGACTCCACCTCCGTGCGAAGCGAGCTTGCCTCCGAGCGCACCTGCCTCAGCTCCTTCGAGGGGCCACACGCGGAGAGAACCCCCAGCGCAAGCGCGCCGACTGCCACCCATGTCTTCATCGATGCCAGACTCCTCGCAGGCATGCACCGGGGACCCTTCCCTGGATGCGCCTTGCGTCCAGAGCCCAGGAGCAAGGGATGTGCCTGGACTACCCGCCTTGGCGCGCCCTGCGCCTCGGCGCGGTACCCTGGCAAGACGCAAGACCCCCGACGCACGTTGCCATGCTGGTGAGCCTACTTCCGGGTGGCAGGAGGGCTCCTCTTGGAGGGAGCCGGGGCGGCGACCGGCGCCGGGGTGGTCGCCGCTCTCGTCGCGGCGACCTTGAGCTGATCACGCTCCTGGGACACCCGCTTGAGGGCGCTCTCCATGTCCGTGAGCTTCGTCTTCAAGGTGGCGTTCTCCTTGCGAAGCTGGACCACATCCTCCTGCGCCTGCGTCAGCTCTTCCGACGGCCCGCATGCGACCAGCGGAGCGAGCGCAAGCACCACGGCTGCCATCCACGTCTTCATCGTCCAGTCTCCTGGCAGGTCCTCGCCGAAGCCCGCCTCCGGGCACGACCTGTCCCGTCGAGCCAAAGCAAGGCACATGCCTCCACCTCTTTGCCTTGAGGAGGCGCACGCCTCGCCATGAGGACCGTGGCGGGACGCCATGGCACCCGGGTGAGTTGCCACACCCCGGCCCTCACGCCCCAGGAGGGCGCGTGGTAGAATGAACCTGCCTGCGAAGAGGAGAACCCCATGCGTGGATTCAAGCTGTGGCTCGGCGGCGTTGCGCTTGCTGGCCTGACCCTGGGAGCGGTACCCGCGGACGCTTCCGTCAAGGTGATTGGCCGAGGCGAGGGACGTCTCTGCTACGAGTACGCCAAGACGGGTCATTCCTCGGAACCGGGTATCGAGAGCTGCACCCGCGCGCTCACCGAGCAGGCGCTGACTCCGGAAGATCGCGCCGCGACCTTCGTCAACCGAGGCATCCTCCACATGTATGCCAAGGACTTCGCTCGCGCGCTCACCGACTACGAGGAGGCCATCACCCTCAAGCCGAGCCTCGCTGACGCCTACGTCAACAAGGGCGTCGCCCTGGTGAATCTTGGCCGCGACGCAGAGGCGGTGACGGCGATCGGCCAGGCGCTGGAGCTGAACACGGTTCGGCCCGAGATCGCCTACTACACGCGCGGCATCGCCAACGAGATGCTCGGCAACATGCGCGAGGCCTACAACGACTACCGCCAGGCCGTGGCGCTCAAGCCCGAGTGGAAGGAGCCGCAGGCACAGCTCCGTCGCTTCGCGGTCGTCCCCAAGAACCGGGGCTGACAGCCGCCCGCCCAAACAGCACCAGGGAGTAGGCTTCGCGCACGTATGTCCAAAACCAGCGCCACCCCAGGACTTGGGCCCGAGTACAACCCGCTCGTCTCTCCTCAGCTCGAGGATCCTCACGCGTTCCTCGCGCGCGCACGGCGAGAGGAGCCGGTGTTCTTCAGCACGGTACTTGGGTCCTGGGTCGTGACGCGCCATGCGGACATCAGCGCCGTGGTCGCCGATACCGCACGCTTCTCGTCCGCCGAGTCCATCACGGTAGGCGCCGCGACGACGCCGCCGGAGGTCATCCACGCGCTGATGGACGGCTACCCCCTGGTGCCGAGCCTCGTCGACAATGATCCGCCAGCGCATACGCGCTTCCGGAGTCTCGTCAGCAAGGCCTTCACCGGGCGGCGCCTCACGGAGAAGGAGCCCTTCATCCGCTCCCTCGTGGACGAGCTCATCCACACCTTCGTGCAGGAGGGGCAGGCGGACCTGTTCCTCCGGTTCGCCCATCCGCTGTCCTCGAGCATCATCGCGGAGATACTCGGCATCCCCCGCGCGGACATCAGCAGGTTCCGGCGCTGGTCCGACGATCTGTCCACGGTCCTCGCGGCGCATGGCCCCGTCGACCACCAGGTCGCATGCGCGCGGGGCGTGGTCGACTTCCAGCGCTACCTCGCCTCGGCGCTCGAGGAACGGAAGACGTCTCCCCGAGAGGACCTGCTGAGCGACATCATCACCGAGGGGCAGGCGATGACGCCCCCGATGAGCATGGCGGAGCTCGTGAGCCTGCTGATGCAGGTCCACTTCGCGGGTCACGAGACGACCGCGGGCCTCATCGTGGGGGCGGTGGAGTTGTTGCTCAACAACCCGGAGCAGTTGCAGGCACTGCGGAACGACCCAAGCCTCATCGCGGGCGCGGTCGAGGAGGCGGTGCGGATGACCTCTCCCGTGCATGCCATGTTCCGCACCGCGCTGGAGCAGGTGGAAATCGGGGGCGTCACGATTCCGAAGGGAGCCCACATCCGGATCGTCTACGCCTCGGCCAACCGCGACGAGGCCCGGTTCCACGAGCCGGAGCGCTTCGATATCCGGCGGCCTGACGTCAAGAAGCACCTCGCCTTCGGCCAGGGCCTCCATTTCTGCGTCGGCGCGCCGCTCGCACGGCTCGAAGCGCGCCTGGCGCTCGAAGCGCTGCTCCGGCATCTCCCGGGGCTCCGGCTCGTGCCAGGGCAGAACCCGGGCTTCCTGAGGAGCGTCACCGTCCGGAGGCACGAGAGCCTCGAAGTCGCGTGGGACCTCAAGGCTCCCTAGAACCGCCGGTTTGTCTCAGGGGAGCAACTGGATGTCATCGACGTAGAGCGTGCCCTGGTCTCCGCCGGACTGGTCCTGAAGGTAGAACTCCTTCAGCGTGCCAGTGCTCAGGCCCAGGGTGCTGAACGGAATGACGATCCGCTGCCAGGTGCCTGGCTGGATGGCGTGGCCTAGCGCCTGGTCCAGGCGACGCTCCCCAAGGACGTTCGGCCCATCGCGGAACAGCACCCGCGCGATCTGCCCGCCGGAGGTGCCTCCGTGTACCCAGAGCGAGAGGGACTTGTAACGGCTCAGGTCCACTCCCGTGTTGGCGTTGAAGAAGAGAGCCGACCAGCTGTCCAGCTCGACGGAGATGGCGGACGCACCCGCGTGGACGAGCCCCTGCGAGTACAGGTTGTGCGTCGCCCAGCTCCAGTCATCGAACCCGGCACCGAGTCCCTCGGCGTAGAGGGAGAAGGGAGGCGTGGTCGGAGGAGGCGGCGGTGGCGGCGGTGCGCCGGAGCGCACCAGCCGGATGTCATCGAAGTACACAGTGGCCTGATTCGTGCCCGTGTTGTCCTGGAGGTAGATGTCTCGCACCGTCCCCGTGGGCAAGCCCACCGCGCTGAGCGGTACGACGACCTGCTGCCACGTCCCCGCCAGGATGGGATGGCCCAACACCGCGTCCAGCCGCACCGAGCCCTGCAGCTGCGATCCGTTGAAGAAATCCAACCGCACGCCTTGGCCGCCGGTGGTGCCGCCGTGTACCCACAGCTCGATGGCCGAGTACTGGCTGGCATCGAGGCCCGAGGTGTGGTGCAGAAAGAGGCCACCCCAGCCATCGAGCTCGGCGGAGAGGGATGTCAGGCCACTGTGTACCACGGCGCGATTTCCGAGGTCGTGCGTGGCCCAGCTCCAGTCCGTGAAGCCATCACCCATGCCATCTTCATAGACAACCGTATTGCCTTGGGTGCCTCCCGGCAGTCCATCCATCAGCGCTACACCCTCGGCGACGGTGACAACATCGACATTCTTCGTCTGGATGTAATCGAGGATCGCCTCGAAGTTGCCGAGGTTGACCTCCGTGGACTGGGTGGGCGTACCCGTCACGAACTGGTGGAAGGTAAGGATGATCCAACTGCCGTCGGCGGCCGCGGCGTCGATCCACGTGCGTACGGTGGCCACGCTGACGCCGCTGTGTACGTCATAGGCCCGGAGCTGCAAGACATTGGAGTCCTTGAAGTTCTGGCCACTGTTCACCGTGCGGTGGCTGCCGTAGTACTGCTGGATGGTGGCCAGCACGCTCGCGTTGTAAGCCCCATAGGGCGAGGCGAACGAGGGCACTGCCTGCAACCCGAACTGTGTCTTCAGCCACGCCTGTGAGTCGCGCAGCTCGGCCTCCACCTCCGTGGCCGACAGCGTGGTGAGGTCCCGGTGCGTCATCGTATGGCCGCCGATCTCGTTGCCCTCGGCGATCAGCGTCTGCACCTGCGCCACCGTCACGTAGCCAGCCCAGCCGTTGCGAGTGCCCTCGGTCACCAGGAAGTAGGTGGCGGGAATCCCTCGCGCGTTGAGCGCTGGGCGCGCCACCGTGAACTGAGACGGCCAGCCATCATCCAGCGTAATGCTCACCATGCCTCGCTGGAACGGCGTTGAGGCCCACGCGGGCGCGGCTCCCAGGAACAGCGCCACCACGAGTCCCCCCAGCACTCGATGCCACCCATTCCAGCCGCGCATATGTACTCCTTTACCCGCTGGGCGGTCCCATTGACTGGGCAATCCACCCTTAAGACTAGCACATATGGACAATCCATGGACTCAGGGGGAGTGAGTCGCCTCGGGCCAGGCGGCCAGCTTCTCTTTCTCATAGCGCGTCAGCAACGCGCCGAGCTTGACCGCCGCAGCCGTGATTTCTTCTCGGCGCGAAGCCGGCACCGTCGATGCCACCTCCGGGAAGGGCCCCTTCACCGCGAGCAGGTTATGGGACTCCAGGGGATCCGAGCCCAGGTCGTACAGCTCCCACTGGTCGGCCTCGATGCCACTCGGATCGAAGTAGCGCGCCAGCTTCCACGTGCCGCTGCGCACGCAACGGATGTGGTTGGGCTGACGCACCGGGCCCGGCGCCAGACTCGGCACCTGGGGCACCTTCGTGGAGGCGGGCAGGTCACTGCTCGCGCCCGTGCGCAGCACCTCCACCACCTTGCAGAAGAAGGCGTAGGCCTCCAGGTTCTGCTCGGAGTGGGGGTCACCATCCGCCGGCAGCGGCGCGGTGATCTCGTCGTCCGTGGCGAAGAGCACACCTTCGCGCTCCGCGCCATCCGGCTCGCGCACGACGCTGTCGTCACCCCGCACCACCGGGCTCAGGTCGACGCCCACGAACGGGGGCACGACCCGGTGCAGGCGCAACTCCTCGCGGGCCTGCTCCAGCGCCTTCCCCTGGACCCCGAACATCCCGAGCAGGGTGGGCACCATGTCGACGTGGCTCGTCAGCGCGTCCACCTGGCGAGGCAGCAGGTCCGAGTTGAAGTAGGGGTGGCGGAAGACCACCGGCACATGCAGCGCCTCCTGATAGGCCGCGTGCCACTTCTCCATCATCAGGCCGTGGACACCGCCGTACTCGCCATGGTCCGACATGAAGACGACCAGGGTGTCCTCATGCAGGCCCACCTCCTCGAGCGTCTCGAGCACCCGGGCGATGTGCTTGTCCACGACCTGGTGCAGGTAGGCGTAGTACTGCACGAAGGCGGCGACGGAGGCCTCCGGATCCTCGGTGAGCTGGAAGGGGATGTTGGAGGCGAGCGTGAAGCCGAGCGCGGCGGCTTCGGGGTTCGCGACCGAGGTGCCACTGGCCTGGAGCTGCCGCACCGCGCCCAGCCCCGTCTTCGAGGCGAGCGCGAGCCCCATCTTGTAGGCGTAGTCCTCCTGGCAGGCCGGCTTGTCGGGCCCGAGCGCGCGAGCCGCAGGCGGGGGCGCCTTGGCGCAGTTGGCGTCCATGCCGTCTGGGTTGAGCGGGAACTGGAAGGTGCCGCCCGAGGGCTTCGTCGACAGCGTCCCCTGGCTGGGGATGTGCAGCGGCCCCACCGGCTTGGCGTCGGGATCGACCGCGCGCGGCAAGGCCGGATAGGTGGCGATGTCGTGGGGGTTGGCGAAGGACACCACCGCCATCCAGGGAGCCTGCTCGGCAGCGGGCGCCGGCTTGCGTGGGTCTGCCCAGGTGGCGTTGGCGTTGGCTCGGTCAACCTCGAGGGCCAGCGCCTTGCGCCGCAGGAAGGTGCAGGCCAGATCGGCGCAGCCATAGTCCCGGTAGAAGCCCAGGTTGTTGGGGCTGGAACCGTGCGGCTCGGGGTAGCTCAGCTCCCAGTCCTCGAAGCCATAGCGCTCCAGTGAGTGCTCCGGCGGATTGGAGACGTGCCACTTGCCGAAGTAGTGCGTGCGGAACCCCGCGGCGCGAAACCAGTGGCCCAGGGTGGGGATGCCGTCCGGCTTCAGCCAGGGGAAGGCCGCGGCATCGCCACTCTTGAAGATGCCATCGGTCTGGGTGACTCCCGTCCGCGTG
This portion of the Hyalangium ruber genome encodes:
- a CDS encoding sulfatase-like hydrolase/transferase translates to MSRQKPPSPPRNLLVIMVDQMRFPRFPYGSEGGFAEPLKELLGFQSLSANNPYASLFPGFVKMQRHGVVLRNHTIASSACIPSRTAIMTGQYGTRTGVTQTDGIFKSGDAAAFPWLKPDGIPTLGHWFRAAGFRTHYFGKWHVSNPPEHSLERYGFEDWELSYPEPHGSSPNNLGFYRDYGCADLACTFLRRKALALEVDRANANATWADPRKPAPAAEQAPWMAVVSFANPHDIATYPALPRAVDPDAKPVGPLHIPSQGTLSTKPSGGTFQFPLNPDGMDANCAKAPPPAARALGPDKPACQEDYAYKMGLALASKTGLGAVRQLQASGTSVANPEAAALGFTLASNIPFQLTEDPEASVAAFVQYYAYLHQVVDKHIARVLETLEEVGLHEDTLVVFMSDHGEYGGVHGLMMEKWHAAYQEALHVPVVFRHPYFNSDLLPRQVDALTSHVDMVPTLLGMFGVQGKALEQAREELRLHRVVPPFVGVDLSPVVRGDDSVVREPDGAEREGVLFATDDEITAPLPADGDPHSEQNLEAYAFFCKVVEVLRTGASSDLPASTKVPQVPSLAPGPVRQPNHIRCVRSGTWKLARYFDPSGIEADQWELYDLGSDPLESHNLLAVKGPFPEVASTVPASRREEITAAAVKLGALLTRYEKEKLAAWPEATHSP